A single region of the Candidatus Poribacteria bacterium genome encodes:
- a CDS encoding peptidase yields the protein MKNLRYIILIFCAYGAIGQPVPQTKKVTEKFFPDSKLTITTPAFQKDKGFTDHAEMMAFLDAMVAAHPDFISYTAIGESQKGKSIPLVPLTHRAAG from the coding sequence ATGAAGAATTTACGCTACATCATATTGATCTTTTGCGCCTACGGCGCGATTGGCCAGCCTGTGCCGCAGACCAAAAAAGTGACGGAGAAGTTCTTTCCGGATTCCAAGCTGACCATCACCACGCCGGCATTTCAAAAGGACAAAGGCTTTACGGATCACGCCGAAATGATGGCCTTTCTCGACGCGATGGTGGCCGCACATCCGGACTTTATTTCTTACACTGCGATTGGTGAAAGCCAAAAGGGAAAGTCGATCCCGCTGGTGCCACTCACGCATCGTGCCGCAGG